The Numida meleagris isolate 19003 breed g44 Domestic line chromosome 17, NumMel1.0, whole genome shotgun sequence genomic interval CTTTGGACCTTACGGtcttccctccctgcaggaCTCCTCCGAGAGGCTCCGAGCTGCAATCCTGAGCAAATTCACCCACCTGGAGGAAGCGCTGGCCAAGTTCCAGGAGCAGATGGTGGCCAAGGTGGATCAGGAGGAGCTGGCGGCTCTGGGACGCATAGAAAAGGATCAGAACACACTGAAGGATCATCTGGAGGCCTTAGGCCAGCACCGGGACCGGGCACGGCACCTGCTGGACTGCACTGACCACCAGGCCTTCCTCGAGGTACCACCAGTATGCCCTGAATCCCACCCGTAAGGATGGAAAATGGGCATTTTAGGCCTGCCCATGCAGGctttggggctgctgctcctccccagaTATCCGTGTGTCCATCTGCAGGAGTTCCCGCAGCTCCTGGCCCCGCAGAGCGTGGAGGTGCCACCGCTGGTGGAGTTCAACGCGGCCGTCGTGGTGGAACCCATGAGCGAGATCCTCACCAAtacctgcaggctgctgctggaggagctgcccGCCTCGCTGGGCCCCAGCGCCCCCGAAGCCCCCGACCCCATTGCCCCAGGTGAGATTCAGGCCGCCCTGAAAGGCTCCACCTCACCATGGCTGCTGTCAATGTACTGGGacagatgggatggggacagttATCGGGGTACAGGAGGGCCTGGGTGGCTCCTGCGTGTCCCCTCCTCGTTGCCCGCTCCCAAGCGTGCACCCAGCGGGttccctcctcctccatgcCCCGAGCGGTGGGGTGACATCACCCTCCATGCCTGTCCCCATCACCCACAGACCCGGTGCAGCCCGAGGAGACGGCGGTGAAGGTGGTGTCCACCCCTGTCCCCAAGTGCCGGCTGCGCGCCGAGCTGCTGAAGGGTGAGGAGCagggggggtgaggggggggatgctgtggggctggggaggggctCCTTAgggggcagcagcaccaggggtGGCTTTCCCACAGCGCCTGGCATGGGGTCAGCCCCTGCAGATCACGCCCTAACtctcagcccatccccaccctTCCCAACGCCCCATATTTGGATGCTGCACTTTCCCAGGGcgggcagtgccagcacccGGAGGGATGTGCAGGGCTGATCCAGAGCCCGCCCGCCCCGCACTCAGCCCCCAACCCCTTCCCGTTCCTTAGGGACCGTTTCCTAAATGTTCCCTTTCCCATCTCCtccctgctgaaaagaaaataaaaacagggaCGGATAGTATTTAGGGCACTTTGGTCAGGTCACTTTTCCCAGCAAGGCCATCGGTGTGTACAGGACCTATAAAGATTTCTTCCACCGAGCCCTGCAAACTGTTCTCAGTGTTattaataggaaagaaaaacaccatcATTTATTAGCAGCAGACATGAGCCCAGAATAGCCAGTGGGACCAGGTCACTCCGGGAGTAAATCCCCACCATCCCACATTTCCTCCTCAAACCCATCCGTTTTGGGGGCAAGCGTGCTGCTGCCGGGGGGCTGCCACAAGCCTGGGGCTTTGAGATGGGATGAAGCGTCCCCGTGTCATTGCTGTCCCCAGAACACCGAAACCTCACCTTCGATCTCGACACGGCCAACAAGTACCTGGAGCTGTCGTGGGCTCAGCGCAGAGCCAAGCACGGCCCCAGTGCTGCCGCTGGTTGGCAGGAGCGCGGCCGCCGCTTCGAGCCCTGGCAGGTGCTGTGCGCTCAGAGCTACGGGCAGGGCCGCCACTACTGGGAGGTGACCATCTCCAACCACTCCGTCGTGCTGGGGGTGACGTACGGTGGGCTCTCCCGGCACCAGCCGCGCGGCCACAAGTTCAACATCGGGCTGGACGGCGGCTCGTGGGGGCTGCAGGTGCGGGAGGACGGCTACCTAGCCCGGCACAagggacaggaggagaaaatCCAGCAGCGCCTCTACACCGAGCTGGGGGTCTGCCTGGATTATGACCACGGGCTGCTCTCCTTCTACGGCCTCGGGGAGGGGGTGCAGCTCATCCACTCCTTCCACGCCGTCTTCACGGAGCCGCTGTACCCCGTGTTCTGGCTGTGCGAGGGCCGCACCGTCACCTTGTGCCACAGGGACTGCGGGGGCCCCGAAGAAGAGCAGGAGCCGTGACACGTCGGGTAGGGAAAGAGACGCACAGCGCACAGCTAACGGTGATGCTCTCGCCGTGGGGACGAAGACCCCCATTGCTGAGCGTGGGGGCTTATGGGGGGTGCACACCCATGCGGGTGGGATGCGGGGATGTggttccttttttccttttgccctGGGGAGAACTGGAGTTTGAGGAGCCCGGAGGAAGGtgtgggggctgcaggcaggtcctgtgctcccagccctccccccTCGCTGCTTTCAGAGGTGGCAGAGCCGCTTTTTGGGGCACCACGTTTCTCACTGGAGGAAGCCGCTTTCCTCAATAAAGTTCTGATTTCTTGCTGGTGGGACCTCGGTGCTGGCGGGGCTGAgctgggtgtccctgttcctgCGTCCATGTCCAGCAGCAGAAATAGCCAGGGCT includes:
- the TRIM65 gene encoding tripartite motif-containing protein 65, which translates into the protein MASPVSQKLGEKLQCSICLELFRVPVTLPCGHNFCEGCIDNHRNKQEQAANGAKRGYACPECRYNCERNLELKKNVTLNEVVELVRAGRVRAEGCEVAHVGLCPLHGCPLELYCEDEQRCICCVCSVRQCQRHQRALFEDERSRKQAMLERSLEEAQREAERMEQALQGLEERTRSIKDSSERLRAAILSKFTHLEEALAKFQEQMVAKVDQEELAALGRIEKDQNTLKDHLEALGQHRDRARHLLDCTDHQAFLEEFPQLLAPQSVEVPPLVEFNAAVVVEPMSEILTNTCRLLLEELPASLGPSAPEAPDPIAPDPVQPEETAVKVVSTPVPKCRLRAELLKEHRNLTFDLDTANKYLELSWAQRRAKHGPSAAAGWQERGRRFEPWQVLCAQSYGQGRHYWEVTISNHSVVLGVTYGGLSRHQPRGHKFNIGLDGGSWGLQVREDGYLARHKGQEEKIQQRLYTELGVCLDYDHGLLSFYGLGEGVQLIHSFHAVFTEPLYPVFWLCEGRTVTLCHRDCGGPEEEQEP